Proteins encoded together in one Micromonospora auratinigra window:
- a CDS encoding acetaldehyde dehydrogenase (acetylating), translated as MSVGVAVLGSGNIGTDLMIKVLRLSETLRMVAMAGIDPASDGLARARRLGVATTAEGVDGLVAMPEFADVELVFDATSAGAHRRHDEVLRAHGRTVVDLTPAALGPYVVPPVNLDEHLRERNVNMVTCGGQATVPIVHAVGRVTPVAYGEIVASIASRSAGPGTRANIDEFTETTARAIEVVGGAERGKAIIVLNPADPPLLMRDTVYCLCPDADADRAAIAGSVADMVATVQEYVPGYRLKQDVQFDRVDTYAPVLGRHFTGLQVSVFLEVSGAGHYLPAYAGNLDIMTSAALRTAERLVALRVKGVPA; from the coding sequence ATGAGTGTCGGCGTGGCGGTGCTCGGGTCGGGCAACATCGGCACCGACCTGATGATCAAGGTGCTGCGGCTCAGTGAGACGCTGCGCATGGTGGCGATGGCCGGCATCGACCCGGCCTCGGACGGGCTGGCCCGGGCTCGCCGGCTCGGCGTGGCCACCACCGCGGAGGGCGTCGACGGGCTGGTCGCGATGCCCGAGTTCGCCGACGTCGAGCTGGTCTTCGACGCCACCTCGGCCGGCGCGCACCGCCGGCACGACGAGGTGCTGCGGGCGCACGGGCGGACCGTGGTCGACCTGACCCCGGCCGCGCTCGGCCCGTACGTGGTGCCGCCGGTCAACCTCGACGAGCACCTGCGGGAACGCAACGTCAACATGGTCACCTGCGGCGGGCAGGCCACCGTGCCGATCGTGCACGCGGTCGGGCGGGTCACCCCGGTCGCATACGGGGAGATCGTCGCCTCGATCGCGTCGAGGTCGGCCGGTCCGGGCACCCGGGCCAACATCGACGAGTTCACCGAGACCACGGCCCGGGCGATCGAGGTGGTCGGCGGCGCGGAGCGCGGCAAGGCGATCATCGTGCTGAACCCGGCCGACCCGCCGCTGCTGATGCGCGACACCGTCTACTGCCTCTGCCCGGACGCCGACGCGGACCGCGCGGCGATCGCCGGATCGGTGGCCGACATGGTGGCGACCGTGCAGGAGTACGTGCCGGGCTACCGGCTCAAGCAGGACGTGCAGTTCGACCGGGTCGACACGTACGCGCCGGTGCTGGGCCGGCACTTCACCGGCCTGCAGGTCTCGGTCTTCCTGGAGGTCTCCGGGGCCGGGCACTACCTGCCCGCGTACGCCGGCAACCTGGACATCATGACCTCGGCCGCGCTGCGCACCGCGGAGCGACTGGTCGCGCTGCGCGTGAAGGGGGTGCCGGCATGA
- a CDS encoding 2-hydroxymuconic semialdehyde dehydrogenase, which translates to MAGHAPDGPGLLRNFVGGEFVATGTRFTKRSPVTGEPVFEVVEASASTVDDAVTAARAALRGPWGRLGERERAEVLRRVADELERRFDDLVAAEVADTGKSISQARTLDIPRGAANFRAFAEIVATAPTESFTTVTPTGGRALNYAVRKPVGVVAVIVPWNLPLLLLTWKVAPALACGNAVIVKPSEETPASATLLAEVMAAAGVPEGVFNLVHGFGPGSAGEHLTRHPGVDAVTFTGESATGSAIMRAAADGVKAVSFELGGKNAGLVFADADLDAAVAGSVRSSFTNGGQVCLCTERIYVQRPVFEEFTARLAERADELAYGWPADEATANMPLISHGHREKVLGHYALARTEGAEVRAGGGVPRFGDARDGGAYVQPTVLTGLGPDARTNREEIFGPLVHVAPFDTEDEAYALANGTEYGLAATVWTRDVGRAHRAGSRLDAGIVWVNTWFLRDLRTPFGGVKASGIGREGGVHSLDFYSELTNVCVDLS; encoded by the coding sequence ATGGCCGGGCACGCGCCGGACGGCCCCGGCCTGCTGCGCAACTTCGTCGGCGGCGAGTTCGTGGCCACCGGCACCCGGTTCACCAAGCGCAGCCCGGTCACCGGTGAACCGGTCTTCGAGGTGGTCGAGGCGTCGGCGTCCACGGTGGACGACGCGGTGACCGCCGCCCGGGCGGCGTTGCGCGGCCCGTGGGGCCGGCTGGGCGAGCGGGAGCGCGCCGAGGTGCTGCGCCGGGTCGCCGACGAGCTGGAACGTCGCTTCGACGACCTGGTCGCCGCCGAGGTCGCGGACACCGGCAAGTCGATCTCGCAGGCCCGGACGCTGGACATCCCGCGCGGCGCGGCCAACTTCCGGGCGTTCGCCGAGATCGTGGCGACCGCGCCGACCGAGTCGTTCACCACGGTCACCCCGACCGGCGGCCGGGCACTGAACTACGCGGTCCGCAAGCCGGTCGGCGTGGTCGCGGTCATCGTGCCGTGGAACCTGCCGCTGCTGCTGCTCACCTGGAAGGTCGCGCCCGCGCTGGCCTGCGGCAACGCGGTGATCGTCAAGCCCAGCGAGGAGACCCCGGCCTCGGCCACCCTGCTCGCCGAGGTGATGGCGGCGGCCGGCGTACCGGAGGGGGTGTTCAACCTGGTGCACGGCTTCGGCCCCGGCTCGGCCGGCGAGCACCTGACCCGGCACCCCGGCGTCGACGCGGTCACCTTCACCGGTGAGTCGGCGACCGGCAGCGCCATCATGCGGGCCGCCGCCGACGGGGTGAAGGCGGTCTCCTTCGAGCTGGGCGGCAAGAACGCCGGCCTGGTCTTCGCCGACGCCGACCTGGACGCCGCGGTCGCCGGCTCGGTCCGGTCCAGCTTCACCAACGGCGGCCAGGTCTGTCTCTGCACGGAACGGATCTACGTGCAGCGGCCGGTCTTCGAGGAGTTCACCGCGCGGCTGGCCGAGCGCGCCGACGAGTTGGCGTACGGCTGGCCGGCCGACGAGGCGACGGCGAACATGCCGCTGATCTCGCACGGCCACCGGGAGAAGGTGCTCGGCCACTACGCGCTGGCCCGCACCGAGGGCGCCGAGGTGCGCGCCGGGGGCGGAGTGCCGCGCTTCGGCGACGCCCGCGACGGCGGCGCGTACGTGCAGCCGACCGTGCTCACCGGACTCGGGCCGGACGCCCGCACCAACCGCGAGGAGATCTTCGGCCCGCTGGTGCACGTCGCCCCGTTCGACACCGAGGACGAGGCGTACGCGCTGGCCAACGGCACCGAGTACGGCCTGGCGGCGACCGTCTGGACCCGGGATGTGGGCCGGGCGCACCGGGCCGGGTCCCGGCTGGACGCCGGCATCGTCTGGGTGAACACCTGGTTCCTGCGTGACCTGCGCACCCCGTTCGGCGGGGTGAAGGCCTCCGGCATCGGCCGGGAGGGTGGTGTGCACTCGCTCGACTTCTACTCGGAACTCACCAACGTCTGTGTGGACCTCTCATGA
- the kynU gene encoding kynureninase: MPYTENEAHRRDAADPGHRHLFHVPPADGGRYPEAAYLAGNSLGLQPRATRDELLADLDDWRRLGVEGHLEAGRPWLPYHELLTGPAARLVGARPAETVVMNSLTVNLHLLMVSFYRPAGRRTRIVIEDSAFPSDSYAVRSQARFHGLDPDATVVRLTPRPGEDTLRTSDVLDLLAAEGDTVALVLLGGVNYLTGELMDIPAITAAGRAAGAVVGWDLAHAAGNVPLALHDWDVDFAAWCSYKYLNSGPGALAGVFVHERHLGDPALPRFEGWWSTEAATRFEMTPVARPPATVEAWQVSNPPIFAMGPVRTSLELFDAVGMPALRERSVRLTGWLERLLDEVTADRPLTVVTPRDPARRGCQLSVRVGAGSAGELSKRLRHEHGVIADAREPDIVRFAPVPLYSTYHDCWRVADALAATVETTS; this comes from the coding sequence ATGCCGTACACCGAGAACGAGGCCCACCGGCGCGACGCCGCCGACCCGGGGCACCGGCACCTGTTCCACGTGCCGCCCGCCGACGGCGGCCGCTATCCCGAGGCGGCCTACCTGGCCGGCAACTCGCTGGGCCTGCAACCCCGGGCCACCCGCGACGAACTCCTCGCCGACCTGGACGACTGGCGCCGGCTGGGGGTGGAGGGGCACCTGGAGGCGGGGCGCCCCTGGCTGCCGTACCACGAGCTGCTCACCGGGCCGGCCGCGCGACTGGTCGGCGCGCGCCCCGCGGAGACCGTGGTGATGAACTCCCTCACCGTCAACCTGCACCTGCTGATGGTGAGCTTCTACCGGCCGGCGGGGCGGCGGACCCGGATCGTCATCGAGGACAGCGCCTTCCCCTCGGACAGCTACGCGGTGCGCAGCCAGGCCCGTTTCCACGGTCTGGACCCGGACGCCACAGTGGTCCGGCTGACGCCGCGCCCCGGCGAGGACACCCTGCGCACGTCCGACGTGCTGGACCTCCTCGCCGCCGAGGGGGACACCGTCGCGCTGGTGCTGCTCGGCGGGGTCAACTACCTCACCGGCGAGCTGATGGACATCCCGGCGATCACCGCCGCCGGCCGGGCCGCCGGGGCGGTGGTCGGCTGGGACCTGGCGCACGCCGCCGGCAACGTCCCGCTCGCCCTGCACGACTGGGACGTCGACTTCGCCGCCTGGTGCTCGTACAAGTACCTGAACTCGGGGCCCGGCGCGTTGGCCGGCGTCTTCGTGCACGAGCGGCACCTCGGCGACCCGGCGCTGCCCCGCTTCGAGGGCTGGTGGAGCACCGAGGCGGCGACCCGGTTCGAGATGACCCCGGTGGCCCGGCCGCCGGCCACCGTCGAGGCGTGGCAGGTCTCCAACCCGCCGATCTTCGCGATGGGTCCGGTGCGCACCTCGCTGGAGCTGTTCGACGCCGTCGGCATGCCGGCGCTGCGGGAGCGCAGCGTGCGCCTCACCGGGTGGCTGGAGCGGCTGCTCGACGAGGTGACCGCCGACCGGCCGTTGACCGTGGTCACCCCGCGCGACCCGGCCCGGCGGGGTTGCCAGCTCTCGGTCCGGGTCGGCGCGGGCAGCGCGGGCGAGCTGAGCAAGCGGCTGCGGCACGAGCACGGGGTGATCGCCGACGCCCGCGAGCCGGACATCGTGCGGTTCGCCCCGGTGCCGCTCTACTCGACGTACCACGACTGCTGGCGGGTCGCCGACGCGCTGGCCGCGACTGTGGAGACCACCTCATGA
- a CDS encoding Lrp/AsnC family transcriptional regulator gives MDDMDWALLRELQADARLSYSELSRRVHLSPPAVAERVRRLEESGVITGYHAHVDLTRAGRSVLALIRMSCYGSRCILNDPEVAGWPEIMEIHRITGDACSMLKVAAGSMGDFEQVIDRLAPYGQPSSTMVLSTPLEWHPVTPLPPAAPAPAARRR, from the coding sequence GTGGACGACATGGACTGGGCGCTGCTGCGCGAGCTGCAGGCCGACGCCCGGCTCTCGTACAGCGAGCTGTCCCGCCGGGTGCACCTGTCCCCACCGGCGGTGGCCGAGCGGGTCCGCCGGCTGGAGGAGTCCGGGGTGATCACCGGCTACCACGCGCACGTCGACCTGACCCGGGCCGGGCGCAGCGTGCTCGCGCTGATCCGGATGTCCTGCTACGGGTCGCGCTGCATCCTCAACGACCCCGAGGTGGCGGGCTGGCCGGAGATCATGGAGATCCACCGGATCACCGGGGACGCGTGCAGCATGCTCAAGGTCGCGGCCGGCTCGATGGGCGACTTCGAGCAGGTCATCGACCGGCTCGCCCCGTACGGCCAGCCGTCCAGCACGATGGTCCTCTCCACCCCGCTGGAATGGCACCCGGTCACCCCGCTGCCGCCGGCCGCCCCCGCGCCGGCCGCCCGCCGGCGCTGA
- a CDS encoding 2-keto-4-pentenoate hydratase, translating to MTVDIEAANRELAVARQDEKPCPPLRGRLLPEGDVEAAYQVQQVYTRQRLGKGHRRVGAKIGLTSRAVQENFGVFQPDFGVLFDDMAVGDGVEVPIGRLLQPRVEAEIAFVLGADLPDERVIGVDLIRAVDHVLPAIEIVDSRIAGWDISIVDTIADNASSGLFVLGTTPRRLADVDLRLCGMVLEHAGEPVSVGAGAACLGNPLHALQWLAGTMARAGDPLKAGDVVLSGALGPMVPVTPGAAYEARISGLGSVRTCFSREVS from the coding sequence ATGACCGTCGACATCGAAGCCGCCAACCGGGAACTGGCCGTGGCCCGGCAGGACGAGAAGCCCTGCCCGCCGCTGCGCGGCCGGCTGCTGCCGGAGGGCGACGTCGAGGCCGCGTACCAGGTGCAGCAGGTCTACACCCGGCAGCGGCTCGGCAAGGGCCATCGCCGGGTGGGCGCGAAGATCGGCCTCACCTCGCGGGCCGTGCAGGAGAACTTCGGCGTCTTCCAGCCCGACTTCGGGGTGCTCTTCGACGACATGGCGGTCGGCGACGGCGTCGAGGTGCCGATCGGCCGGCTGCTCCAGCCCCGGGTGGAGGCGGAGATCGCCTTCGTGCTCGGCGCGGACCTGCCCGACGAGCGGGTCATCGGCGTGGACCTGATCCGGGCGGTGGACCACGTGCTGCCGGCCATCGAGATCGTCGACTCGCGGATCGCCGGCTGGGACATCTCCATCGTGGACACCATTGCCGACAACGCCTCCAGTGGTCTCTTCGTGCTCGGCACCACGCCCCGCCGGCTGGCCGACGTGGACCTGCGGCTCTGCGGGATGGTGCTGGAGCACGCCGGCGAGCCGGTCTCGGTCGGGGCCGGGGCGGCCTGCCTCGGCAATCCGCTGCACGCCCTGCAGTGGCTGGCCGGCACGATGGCCCGCGCCGGTGACCCGTTGAAGGCCGGCGACGTGGTGCTCTCCGGGGCCCTCGGCCCGATGGTGCCGGTCACCCCCGGTGCCGCGTACGAGGCCCGGATCTCCGGCCTCGGCTCGGTGCGTACCTGTTTCTCCCGGGAGGTCTCATGA
- a CDS encoding FAD-dependent oxidoreductase yields the protein MSTERDEIAVVGAGLAGCLLACFLARRGYPVALYERRPDPRTGRVERGRSINLALSERGLDALRRIGLAEQVMADALPMRGRMIHPVAGEPQFQSYSVDGDRAINSISRGALNNALLTAAAALPGVRIAFDHRLVGLDPTSGELTFETPQGKVTGTASVVLGADGAGSAVRGQLLAYGVLTESLDFLDYGYKELTVPPIGGEFALDPGALHIWPRGTSMMIALPNPDRSFTCTLFWPTHGTQSFASLGSPAAIERHFTTHYPDLVPLAPNLVDDYQHNPVGVLGTVRCTPWQVAGKVGLVGDAAHAIVPFYGQGANCAFEDVVELDRCLDECADHWASALPLYQHRRQANAEAIARMALTNFVEMRDKVASPVYRTRKKIEHALERALPGRYVSQYELVSFSTTPYAQVRRRVRRQYAAVGAVAAGALALLAGGVGAALGRRR from the coding sequence ATGAGTACGGAACGGGACGAGATCGCGGTCGTCGGGGCCGGGCTGGCCGGCTGCCTGCTGGCCTGCTTCCTGGCCCGGCGCGGCTACCCGGTGGCGCTCTACGAGCGGCGACCCGACCCGCGTACCGGCCGGGTCGAGCGGGGCCGCTCGATCAACCTGGCGCTCTCCGAGCGCGGCCTCGACGCGCTGCGCCGGATCGGGCTGGCCGAGCAGGTGATGGCCGACGCGCTGCCGATGCGCGGCCGGATGATCCACCCGGTGGCGGGCGAGCCGCAGTTCCAGTCGTACAGCGTCGACGGGGACCGGGCGATCAACTCGATCAGCCGGGGCGCGCTGAACAACGCCCTGCTGACCGCCGCCGCCGCGCTGCCGGGGGTGCGGATCGCCTTCGACCACCGGCTGGTCGGGCTCGACCCGACCAGCGGCGAGCTGACCTTCGAGACCCCGCAGGGCAAGGTCACCGGGACCGCGTCGGTGGTCCTGGGCGCGGACGGGGCGGGCTCCGCCGTGCGCGGGCAGCTGCTGGCGTACGGGGTGCTGACCGAGAGCCTCGACTTCCTCGACTACGGCTACAAGGAACTCACCGTCCCGCCGATCGGCGGGGAGTTCGCGCTCGACCCGGGCGCGCTGCACATCTGGCCGCGCGGCACCTCGATGATGATCGCGCTGCCCAACCCGGACCGCTCCTTCACCTGCACGCTGTTCTGGCCCACCCACGGCACGCAGAGCTTCGCCTCGCTGGGCAGCCCGGCGGCGATCGAACGGCACTTCACCACCCACTACCCGGACCTGGTGCCGCTCGCCCCGAACCTGGTCGACGACTACCAGCACAACCCGGTCGGGGTGCTCGGCACGGTCCGCTGCACCCCGTGGCAGGTGGCCGGCAAGGTCGGGCTGGTCGGCGACGCGGCGCACGCCATCGTGCCGTTCTACGGCCAGGGCGCGAACTGCGCGTTCGAGGACGTGGTGGAGCTGGACCGCTGCCTCGACGAGTGCGCCGACCACTGGGCGTCCGCGCTGCCGCTGTACCAGCACCGGCGGCAGGCGAACGCGGAGGCGATCGCCCGGATGGCGCTGACCAACTTCGTGGAGATGCGGGACAAGGTCGCCTCCCCGGTCTACCGGACCCGCAAGAAGATCGAGCACGCCCTGGAACGGGCCCTGCCCGGCCGGTACGTCTCCCAGTACGAGTTGGTCTCCTTCTCCACCACCCCGTACGCCCAGGTGCGCCGCCGGGTCCGCCGGCAGTACGCGGCCGTCGGCGCGGTCGCGGCGGGGGCGCTGGCCCTGTTGGCCGGCGGGGTCGGCGCGGCGCTGGGGCGGCGGCGATGA
- a CDS encoding tryptophan 2,3-dioxygenase → MTVEQRTAVRPATPQQRAARAARNGGEPTLEFAERVPYDAYVRASTLHRLQEPLTDDPGEMSFLMVSQIMELYFGLTCHELRHAQRELRANRIWDALPPLRRAALHLEGLNAAWQGLRWMTPADFNRFRNQLGEGSGFQSAMYRQLEFLLGLRDPALIRPFRRQTEVYAELSEALAVPSLWDDVVALLARRGFEIPAELLDRDVSTEHEAHPVVEAAWVRVYGDGGPDNHLRLLGEALTEVAERFGDWRWHHIKAVQRSMGAKVGSGGSAGLAWLQRSMARVVFPELWSARTAM, encoded by the coding sequence ATGACGGTGGAACAGAGGACGGCGGTCCGGCCGGCCACCCCGCAGCAGCGGGCGGCCCGGGCGGCACGCAACGGTGGCGAACCGACGCTCGAGTTCGCCGAGCGGGTGCCCTACGACGCCTACGTGCGGGCCAGCACGCTGCACCGGCTCCAGGAACCGCTCACCGACGACCCCGGCGAGATGTCGTTCCTGATGGTCAGCCAGATCATGGAGCTCTACTTCGGGCTCACCTGCCACGAGCTGCGGCACGCCCAGCGGGAGCTGCGGGCCAACCGGATCTGGGACGCGCTGCCCCCGCTGCGCCGGGCCGCCCTGCACCTGGAGGGCCTCAACGCCGCCTGGCAGGGGCTGCGCTGGATGACCCCGGCCGACTTCAACCGGTTCCGTAACCAGCTCGGCGAGGGCTCCGGCTTCCAGTCCGCGATGTACCGCCAGCTGGAGTTCCTGCTCGGCCTGCGGGACCCGGCGCTGATCCGCCCGTTCCGCCGGCAGACCGAGGTGTACGCCGAGCTGAGCGAGGCACTGGCCGTGCCGAGCCTCTGGGACGACGTGGTCGCCCTGCTCGCCCGGCGCGGCTTCGAGATCCCGGCCGAGCTGCTGGACCGGGACGTGTCGACCGAGCACGAGGCGCACCCCGTCGTGGAGGCCGCCTGGGTGCGCGTCTACGGCGACGGCGGCCCGGACAACCACCTGCGGCTGCTGGGCGAGGCACTGACCGAGGTGGCCGAGCGGTTCGGCGACTGGCGCTGGCACCACATCAAGGCGGTGCAGCGCAGCATGGGCGCCAAGGTCGGCAGCGGCGGCTCGGCCGGCCTGGCCTGGTTGCAGCGCAGCATGGCCCGGGTGGTCTTCCCGGAGCTGTGGTCGGCCCGGACCGCGATGTGA
- a CDS encoding mechanosensitive ion channel family protein codes for MTGSVPVDHRPADGWVTARRTTAVRYESRVSSADLTLLALRAAADPSPSPSVDCRTDPWCKNVYEITGSAWFAEGSYWIVLKPLRIILILLLAVAARWALHRTINRLVRTTHEGAVPTMLRPLRERIPSASLDPEQFVPERRRQRAEAIGSVLRSMVTAFIFGIALLMVLKEFSFDLAPLLASAGIAGVALGFGAQSLVKDLIAGLFMLIEDQYGVGDTVDLGEATGVVESVGLRVTTVRDGRGVLWYIRNGEIVRVGNKSQGWALVVVDLPIGFAGTEEANAVLRTAAASVALDPELAPQIVEEPEVLGVEQITVDGAVIRTVVKTTADGQFAVGRELRRRLAEALENSGITARIAAARLYPGVPLPVSTPGETGTGGAT; via the coding sequence ATGACCGGTTCCGTCCCGGTGGACCACCGGCCGGCCGACGGGTGGGTCACCGCTCGGCGGACGACCGCCGTGCGGTACGAAAGCAGGGTGAGTTCCGCCGACCTGACGCTCCTCGCCCTGCGCGCCGCCGCCGACCCCAGCCCCAGCCCGTCCGTCGACTGCCGCACCGACCCGTGGTGCAAGAACGTCTACGAGATCACCGGCTCGGCCTGGTTCGCCGAGGGCAGCTACTGGATCGTCCTCAAGCCACTGCGGATCATCCTGATCCTGCTGCTCGCCGTCGCCGCCCGGTGGGCGCTGCACCGGACGATCAACCGGCTGGTCCGGACCACGCACGAGGGCGCGGTGCCGACCATGCTCCGGCCGCTGCGGGAACGGATCCCGAGCGCCTCGCTCGACCCGGAGCAGTTCGTGCCGGAACGGCGGCGGCAACGGGCCGAGGCGATCGGCTCGGTGCTGCGCAGCATGGTCACCGCGTTCATCTTCGGCATCGCCCTGCTGATGGTGCTGAAGGAGTTCAGCTTCGACCTGGCCCCGCTCCTGGCCAGCGCCGGGATCGCCGGCGTGGCCCTCGGCTTCGGCGCGCAGAGCCTGGTCAAGGACCTGATCGCCGGCCTCTTCATGCTGATCGAGGACCAGTACGGCGTCGGCGACACCGTCGACCTGGGTGAGGCGACCGGGGTGGTCGAGTCGGTGGGCCTGCGGGTCACCACGGTCCGCGACGGCCGGGGCGTGCTCTGGTACATCCGCAACGGCGAGATCGTCCGGGTCGGCAACAAGAGCCAGGGCTGGGCGCTGGTCGTGGTCGACCTGCCGATCGGCTTCGCCGGCACCGAGGAGGCCAACGCGGTGCTGCGTACGGCGGCGGCGTCGGTGGCGCTGGACCCGGAGCTGGCCCCGCAGATCGTGGAGGAACCGGAGGTGCTCGGCGTCGAGCAGATCACGGTCGACGGCGCGGTCATCCGGACGGTGGTGAAGACGACCGCCGACGGGCAGTTCGCGGTGGGGCGCGAGCTGCGCCGCCGGCTGGCCGAGGCGTTGGAGAACTCCGGCATCACCGCCCGGATCGCGGCGGCCCGGCTCTATCCGGGGGTGCCGCTGCCCGTTTCCACCCCCGGCGAGACGGGCACCGGCGGCGCCACCTGA
- a CDS encoding class F sortase: protein MARARGRQERAGPGPGDRAGRQRRRAACRLRAGLRVASRASRRFARAAGHAFSASVTTADPQAAPVPARTRPAAPRGYAARRGPGTPVLVVAGLMALIVALLGLDRVAGVHLLPDQLTAGLRPPPKKFPVLPASPPTDLAIDKIRLHAPVHRVGLAADGSIAVPDVGKSGEAGWYEQGPTPGQYGPAVIVGHVDTTTGPAVFHDLRDLGDGDRIEVTRADRSVAVFEVTRTERYGKERLPVQQVYGDFSRPSLRLITCGGRWVGGETGYADNLVVYASLVKARDR, encoded by the coding sequence ATGGCCCGCGCACGAGGCAGACAGGAACGCGCCGGCCCCGGCCCGGGCGACCGGGCCGGCCGGCAGCGGCGTCGGGCGGCGTGCCGGCTCCGGGCCGGGCTGCGGGTGGCGTCCCGGGCGTCGCGCCGGTTCGCCCGGGCCGCCGGGCACGCCTTCTCGGCCAGCGTCACCACCGCCGACCCGCAGGCCGCCCCGGTTCCGGCCCGCACCCGCCCGGCAGCACCCCGGGGGTACGCGGCGCGGCGCGGACCCGGCACCCCGGTGCTGGTGGTCGCCGGGCTGATGGCGCTCATCGTGGCCCTGCTCGGGCTGGACCGGGTGGCCGGCGTGCACCTGCTGCCCGACCAACTCACCGCCGGGCTGCGCCCGCCGCCGAAGAAGTTCCCGGTGCTGCCGGCCAGCCCGCCGACCGACCTCGCGATCGACAAGATCCGACTGCACGCGCCGGTGCACCGGGTGGGGCTCGCCGCGGACGGCAGCATCGCCGTGCCGGACGTCGGGAAGTCCGGTGAGGCCGGCTGGTACGAGCAGGGGCCCACCCCCGGCCAGTACGGCCCGGCGGTGATCGTCGGGCACGTCGACACCACCACCGGACCGGCGGTCTTCCACGACCTGCGCGACCTCGGCGACGGCGACCGGATCGAGGTGACCCGCGCCGACCGGTCGGTGGCCGTCTTCGAGGTCACCCGCACCGAGCGGTACGGCAAGGAACGGCTGCCGGTGCAGCAGGTGTACGGCGACTTCAGCCGGCCGAGCCTGCGGCTGATCACCTGCGGCGGCCGCTGGGTGGGCGGCGAGACCGGGTACGCCGACAACCTGGTCGTCTACGCGTCACTGGTCAAGGCACGTGACCGCTGA
- a CDS encoding HNH endonuclease: MPDIRPTAGSGALVLNATYEPLCVVSVRRAAILVLSAKAVCVADGEGILHSARNALPVPSVVRLTRFVRVPYRTHVGLSRRAIFARDGWRCAYCRGPAETIDHVFPRSRGGRHAWENVVAACARCNHTKGDKTPAELGWRLNILPAPPKGTAWRVLGHRAPDPRWADWLDLREPETEAAA, from the coding sequence ATGCCTGACATACGACCCACGGCGGGCTCCGGGGCCTTGGTGCTCAACGCCACCTACGAGCCGCTGTGTGTCGTGTCCGTGCGTCGTGCCGCGATCCTCGTGCTCTCCGCCAAGGCCGTCTGCGTGGCCGACGGCGAGGGCATCCTGCACAGCGCGCGCAACGCGCTCCCGGTCCCCTCGGTGGTCCGGCTGACCCGCTTCGTCCGGGTGCCGTACCGGACCCACGTCGGGCTCTCCCGGCGGGCCATCTTCGCCCGCGACGGCTGGCGCTGCGCCTACTGCCGGGGGCCGGCGGAGACCATCGACCACGTCTTCCCCCGCAGTCGGGGCGGCCGGCACGCCTGGGAGAACGTCGTCGCCGCCTGCGCCCGCTGCAACCACACCAAGGGCGACAAGACCCCGGCCGAGCTGGGCTGGCGGCTGAACATCCTGCCGGCGCCCCCGAAGGGGACGGCCTGGCGGGTGCTCGGGCACCGGGCGCCGGACCCGCGCTGGGCGGACTGGCTCGACCTGCGGGAGCCGGAGACCGAGGCGGCGGCCTGA